A DNA window from Massilia putida contains the following coding sequences:
- a CDS encoding SGNH/GDSL hydrolase family protein: MKRLTTTLLLTGLLQAGLACAGVAVAPSDKHLLYTGRIDFSKPDAPVITWPNTAIAGNFTGTSLSVTLDDEKGKNYFNVFLDGDTASPLIIEAAQGAKTYDVAAGLAPGKHSFLITKRTEGEEGATVFQGLELADGGKMLAPPARPRRRIEFFGDSITSGMGDEAPMNGRDDVGRDKNSYLSYAGITARNLHAELHQTSQSGIGVMISWFPFTMPDFYDQLSAVGNNDTHWDFASWTPDVVVINLLQNDRWLIGDRHQLQPEPDDAGRVAAYETFVKRIRQLYPKAYIVCALGSMDATKPGSQWPGYIKSAVADMRKNGDARIDTVFFPFTGYGQHPRLKHQRDNAEILTAFIRKKMNW; the protein is encoded by the coding sequence ATGAAACGACTTACTACGACCTTGCTTCTCACCGGCCTGCTGCAAGCCGGCCTCGCATGCGCCGGCGTGGCCGTCGCGCCAAGCGACAAGCACCTCCTCTATACGGGCCGCATCGATTTTTCCAAGCCCGACGCACCCGTCATCACCTGGCCCAACACGGCGATCGCGGGCAACTTCACGGGCACGTCGCTGTCCGTGACGCTCGACGACGAGAAGGGCAAGAACTACTTCAACGTTTTCCTCGACGGCGACACCGCGAGTCCCTTGATCATCGAAGCGGCCCAGGGTGCGAAGACCTACGACGTGGCGGCCGGCCTCGCGCCGGGCAAGCACAGCTTCCTGATCACCAAGCGCACGGAAGGCGAAGAGGGCGCGACCGTGTTCCAGGGGCTCGAGCTCGCGGACGGCGGCAAGATGCTGGCGCCGCCGGCCCGCCCCAGGCGCCGCATCGAATTCTTCGGCGATTCCATCACAAGCGGGATGGGTGACGAGGCGCCGATGAACGGCCGCGACGACGTGGGCCGCGACAAGAACAGCTATCTGTCCTATGCCGGCATCACGGCGCGCAACCTGCATGCGGAACTGCACCAGACGTCGCAGAGCGGCATCGGCGTCATGATCAGCTGGTTCCCGTTCACGATGCCGGACTTCTACGACCAGCTGAGCGCCGTCGGCAACAACGACACGCACTGGGATTTCGCCAGCTGGACGCCGGACGTCGTCGTCATCAACCTGCTGCAGAACGACCGCTGGCTGATCGGCGACCGGCACCAGCTGCAGCCGGAACCGGACGACGCCGGTCGCGTGGCGGCTTACGAAACCTTCGTCAAGCGCATCCGCCAGCTGTACCCCAAGGCCTATATCGTCTGCGCGCTGGGCAGCATGGATGCGACGAAGCCGGGTTCGCAGTGGCCGGGCTATATCAAGTCGGCCGTGGCGGACATGCGCAAGAATGGGGACGCGCGCATCGATACCGTGTTCTTTCCGTTCACCGGCTATGGCCAGCATCCGCGCCTGAAGCACCAGCGCGACAATGCCGAGATTCTGACGGCGTTCATCAGGAAGAAGATGAACTGGTAG
- a CDS encoding glycosyl hydrolase, whose protein sequence is MKRRIAAVLLLALAASSGAAPLRTAPVDAQADPRTRAEYAWLLQTWGRQTIAGQQDLTWNDGVDMAQRVFDDTGKYPALMSFDFMNTWTKGDGAHQVDEAIAWARRGGLVTFCWHWRDPSAPPGVQGNFYAREPDARKNTAFTIPVRDGRLDTASGAGRQIDADIDRLALELAKLQAAGVTVLWRPLHEASGSGGDGWFWWGRKRTDGVPNAEAYVLLYRHLFDRLVNGHGLHNLIWVWNGQDAAWYPGDDVVDIVGYDVYDDSDARTYKSQIDTYRRMVAIGPAMKPVAMSENSYIPDPDKIRRDGAHWLWFLTWNDGRAPPGTADKDNFWTGDYYNTAAHKAEVYHHPDVITLDKLPAFLKAPR, encoded by the coding sequence GTGAAGCGGCGCATCGCGGCGGTGCTGCTGCTGGCGCTGGCCGCGTCGAGCGGCGCGGCGCCCCTGCGCACGGCACCCGTGGACGCGCAGGCGGATCCGCGCACCCGCGCGGAATACGCGTGGCTGCTGCAGACCTGGGGCCGGCAGACGATCGCCGGCCAGCAGGACCTGACGTGGAACGACGGCGTGGACATGGCGCAGCGCGTGTTCGACGACACGGGCAAGTATCCCGCGCTGATGAGCTTCGACTTCATGAACACGTGGACGAAGGGCGACGGCGCGCACCAGGTCGACGAAGCGATCGCGTGGGCGCGCCGCGGCGGCCTCGTGACGTTCTGCTGGCACTGGCGCGATCCGTCCGCGCCGCCGGGCGTGCAGGGCAATTTTTATGCGCGCGAGCCGGATGCGCGCAAGAACACGGCGTTCACGATTCCCGTGCGCGACGGCCGGCTCGACACAGCCAGCGGCGCGGGACGGCAGATCGACGCGGACATCGACCGCCTCGCGCTGGAACTCGCGAAGCTGCAGGCGGCCGGCGTGACGGTGCTGTGGCGGCCGCTGCACGAAGCGTCGGGCAGCGGCGGCGACGGCTGGTTCTGGTGGGGCCGCAAGCGCACGGACGGCGTGCCGAACGCCGAGGCATACGTGCTGCTGTACCGCCATCTGTTCGATCGCCTCGTGAACGGGCACGGCCTGCACAATCTGATCTGGGTGTGGAACGGCCAGGACGCGGCCTGGTATCCGGGCGACGACGTCGTCGACATCGTCGGCTACGATGTGTACGACGACAGCGACGCCCGGACGTACAAGTCGCAGATCGACACGTACCGCCGCATGGTCGCCATCGGCCCGGCGATGAAGCCGGTGGCGATGAGCGAGAACAGCTACATCCCCGATCCGGACAAGATACGGCGGGACGGTGCGCACTGGCTGTGGTTCCTGACGTGGAACGACGGCCGCGCACCGCCCGGCACGGCCGACAAGGACAATTTCTGGACCGGCGATTATTACAACACGGCGGCGCACAAGGCGGAGGTGTATCACCACCCGGACGTGATCACCCTCGACAAACTGCCCGCATTCCTGAAAGCTCCCCGATGA
- a CDS encoding cytochrome c oxidase subunit 3 has product MPTFAFGTRSPMWWGTMGLVAVESTVFALTVMTYFYLRSHANVWPMSRFPPDLLWGSLNTVILLASLWPNQKAKQAAERLDIHGVRLWMTVCMLFSVAFLAVRAFEFGALNTRWDSDAYGSVVWMLLGLHTTHLITDAYDSLVLTALMFTGPLEGKRFVDVSENAGYWYFVVLSWLPIYAVIYWGARV; this is encoded by the coding sequence ATGCCCACGTTCGCGTTCGGCACGCGCAGCCCCATGTGGTGGGGCACGATGGGCCTCGTCGCTGTCGAGAGCACGGTGTTCGCGCTGACGGTGATGACCTATTTCTACCTGCGCAGCCACGCGAACGTGTGGCCGATGAGCCGCTTCCCGCCCGACCTCCTGTGGGGCAGTCTGAACACGGTCATCCTGCTGGCCAGCCTGTGGCCGAACCAGAAGGCCAAGCAGGCGGCCGAACGGCTGGACATCCACGGCGTGCGTCTGTGGATGACGGTGTGCATGCTGTTCTCGGTGGCTTTCCTGGCCGTGCGCGCATTCGAGTTCGGCGCGCTGAACACGCGCTGGGACAGCGACGCCTACGGCTCCGTCGTCTGGATGCTGCTCGGCCTGCACACGACGCACCTCATCACGGACGCCTACGATTCGCTCGTGCTGACGGCGCTGATGTTCACGGGGCCGCTGGAAGGCAAGCGCTTCGTGGACGTCAGCGAAAACGCGGGCTACTGGTATTTCGTCGTGCTCAGCTGGCTCCCGATCTATGCCGTCATTTATTGGGGAGCGCGCGTCTAG
- the ctaD gene encoding cytochrome c oxidase subunit I, with product MTVSDPRHDTTERLTPRAEPAAATALERTWRDPPGVYGWFAAINHKTISIRFIVTTMLFFLAGGVLALLIRLQLAQPNAGIIGPDMYNQIFTMHGSTMMFLFAVPIMQAVAAYLIPLMVGARTLAFPRLNAYAYWIFTMGGIMLYAAFFVNAGPDAGWFAYVPLSGPQYSPGKRVDFWAQMITFTELSGLMEAIVIITTILKLRAPGMSLNRMRLYVWAMLVTSFMVLFALPAVMLASTALITDRLVDTQFYNPDKGGDALLWQHLFWFFGHPEVYLIFIPPLGFISSIVAAFARRPVVGYPAMILALVTTAFLAFGLWVHHMFATNLPDLGKTFFTAASLIIAVPTAVQIFCWIATLGSGRIHFKTPLLFVLAFFFILVMGGLTGLMLASVSLDTQLHDSFFVVAHLHYVLMGGAVFPLFGAFYFWFPKFTGRMLGERLGRWNFWLFFIGFNVTFFPMHLLGLWGMPRRVYTYPAEMGWGDMNLVASIGAAMIGLSVLLFLVNVARSLRAGRVAGPDPWGAGTLEWSVASPPPMGNFEVIPVVHGRYPLWQPQLEPTHVEGMSNDWREVLVTTVADAEPDHRLSMPSPSIWPFLSALATTVLFIGSIFTPWAVVWAAAPVAVTATLWFWPRRAIVRERVRSEVRP from the coding sequence ATGACAGTATCCGACCCACGTCACGACACGACGGAGCGCCTGACGCCGCGCGCCGAGCCGGCCGCCGCCACGGCGCTCGAGCGCACGTGGCGCGACCCGCCGGGCGTCTACGGCTGGTTCGCCGCGATCAACCACAAGACGATCAGCATCCGCTTCATCGTCACGACGATGCTGTTCTTCCTGGCCGGCGGCGTGCTGGCCCTGCTGATCCGCCTGCAGCTGGCGCAGCCGAACGCCGGCATCATCGGGCCGGACATGTACAACCAGATCTTCACGATGCACGGCTCGACGATGATGTTCCTGTTCGCCGTGCCCATCATGCAGGCCGTCGCCGCGTACCTGATCCCCCTGATGGTCGGCGCGCGCACCCTCGCGTTCCCACGGCTGAACGCGTACGCGTACTGGATCTTCACGATGGGCGGCATCATGCTGTACGCCGCGTTCTTCGTGAACGCCGGGCCGGATGCCGGCTGGTTCGCCTACGTGCCGCTGTCCGGCCCCCAGTACTCGCCCGGCAAGCGCGTGGACTTCTGGGCACAGATGATCACGTTCACGGAGCTGTCCGGCCTGATGGAGGCGATCGTCATCATCACGACGATCCTGAAGCTGCGCGCGCCCGGCATGAGCCTGAACCGCATGCGGCTGTACGTGTGGGCCATGCTCGTGACGTCGTTCATGGTGCTGTTCGCGCTGCCCGCCGTCATGCTGGCCAGTACCGCGCTGATCACGGACCGCCTCGTCGATACGCAGTTCTACAACCCGGACAAAGGCGGCGACGCTTTGCTGTGGCAACACCTGTTCTGGTTCTTCGGCCACCCCGAGGTCTACCTGATCTTCATCCCGCCGCTGGGCTTCATCTCCAGCATCGTCGCCGCGTTCGCGCGCCGGCCCGTCGTCGGCTATCCCGCGATGATCCTCGCGCTCGTGACCACGGCGTTCCTTGCGTTCGGCCTCTGGGTGCACCATATGTTCGCGACCAACCTGCCGGACCTGGGCAAGACGTTTTTCACGGCCGCGAGCCTGATCATCGCCGTGCCCACCGCCGTGCAGATCTTCTGCTGGATCGCGACCCTGGGCAGCGGCCGCATCCACTTCAAGACGCCGCTGCTGTTCGTGCTGGCGTTCTTCTTCATCCTCGTGATGGGCGGGCTGACGGGCCTGATGCTGGCGTCGGTGTCGCTCGACACGCAGCTGCACGACAGCTTCTTCGTCGTCGCGCACCTGCACTATGTGCTGATGGGCGGCGCCGTGTTTCCCCTGTTCGGGGCGTTCTATTTCTGGTTCCCCAAATTCACGGGACGCATGCTGGGCGAGCGCCTGGGCCGCTGGAATTTCTGGCTGTTCTTCATCGGCTTCAACGTCACGTTCTTCCCGATGCACCTGCTCGGGTTGTGGGGCATGCCGCGCCGCGTCTACACGTATCCGGCCGAGATGGGATGGGGCGACATGAACCTGGTGGCGAGCATCGGCGCGGCGATGATCGGGCTGAGCGTGCTGCTGTTCCTCGTGAACGTGGCGCGCAGCCTGCGCGCAGGCAGAGTCGCGGGGCCCGATCCGTGGGGCGCCGGTACGTTGGAATGGAGCGTCGCGTCGCCGCCGCCGATGGGCAATTTCGAGGTGATCCCGGTCGTGCACGGCCGCTATCCGCTGTGGCAACCGCAGCTCGAGCCCACGCACGTGGAGGGCATGTCGAACGACTGGCGCGAAGTCCTGGTCACGACCGTGGCCGATGCGGAGCCGGACCACCGCCTGTCGATGCCGTCGCCGTCGATCTGGCCGTTCCTGTCGGCGCTGGCGACGACGGTCCTGTTCATCGGCTCCATCTTCACGCCGTGGGCCGTCGTGTGGGCCGCCGCGCCCGTCGCCGTGACGGCCACGCTGTGGTTCTGGCCCAGGCGCGCCATCGTTCGGGAGCGTGTCCGTTCGGAGGTCCGGCCGTGA
- a CDS encoding glycoside hydrolase family 9 protein — MYRPTLLAGAAFLAAGAAHAAAGIEVNQLGFLPAAQKLAVVPAGANDRFKVVDAASGKAVFEGTLGPAATWDASGEAVRIADFSGLRTAGAYRVAVSGQPDSPVFTIGADAYRALDVGAIRAYTLQRASIALDARIAGPYARPLGHPDDKVLVHESAASGTRPAGTVIKSPKGWYDAGDYNKYIVNSGISTYTLLAAYEHFPAWFDKLALNVPETGNGVPDILNEVLWNLDWMATMQDPEDGGVYHKLTNKSFDGMVMPDRATAPRYVVQKTTAAALDFAAVMATASRVLAPFDTKAPGRSQRYLAASERAWRWAVNNPAALYRQPADIRTGTYGDEKVDDEFSWAASELYIATGKDEYRTRALAAAPGVQTEPGWADVRPLGWISLAQQRARLKKPDDADEARRQILAAADKLLARWQASPARLSLAKSDFVWGSNAVVLNQAMMLVQAYRLTHKADYLNAAQSALDYTLGRNPLGMSYVTGFGAHPAMHPHHRPSEADGIAAPVPGWLVGGPNPGQQDAKDCRVAYASKLPALSYLDIACSYASNEVAINWNAPLVYVAAALQSLER; from the coding sequence ATGTATCGTCCCACCCTGCTCGCCGGCGCCGCATTCCTCGCGGCCGGCGCCGCGCACGCCGCCGCCGGCATCGAAGTGAATCAGTTGGGCTTCCTGCCCGCGGCGCAGAAGCTGGCCGTCGTCCCGGCCGGCGCGAACGACCGCTTCAAAGTCGTCGACGCGGCGAGCGGCAAGGCCGTGTTCGAGGGCACGCTCGGTCCCGCCGCGACCTGGGACGCGTCCGGCGAAGCCGTGCGCATTGCCGATTTTTCCGGGCTGCGCACGGCGGGCGCCTACCGCGTCGCCGTGTCCGGCCAGCCGGATTCGCCCGTGTTCACGATCGGTGCGGACGCGTATCGCGCGCTGGACGTGGGCGCCATCCGCGCATACACGCTGCAGCGCGCCAGCATCGCGCTGGACGCGCGCATCGCCGGCCCGTACGCGCGGCCGCTGGGCCATCCGGACGACAAGGTGCTCGTGCACGAATCGGCGGCATCGGGTACGCGCCCGGCCGGCACCGTGATCAAGAGCCCGAAAGGCTGGTACGACGCGGGCGACTACAACAAATACATCGTCAACTCCGGCATCAGCACCTACACGCTGCTGGCCGCGTACGAACACTTCCCGGCATGGTTCGACAAACTCGCGTTGAACGTGCCGGAAACGGGGAACGGGGTGCCGGACATCCTCAACGAGGTGCTGTGGAACCTCGACTGGATGGCCACGATGCAGGACCCGGAGGACGGCGGCGTATACCATAAGCTGACGAACAAGAGTTTCGACGGAATGGTGATGCCGGACCGCGCGACCGCGCCGCGCTACGTCGTGCAGAAGACAACGGCGGCGGCCCTCGATTTCGCGGCCGTGATGGCGACCGCCAGCCGCGTGCTGGCACCGTTCGACACGAAGGCGCCAGGCCGCTCGCAGCGCTACCTGGCAGCAAGCGAACGGGCGTGGCGCTGGGCGGTGAACAATCCGGCCGCGTTGTACCGCCAGCCGGCCGACATCCGGACGGGTACCTATGGCGACGAGAAGGTCGACGACGAGTTTTCCTGGGCCGCTTCGGAACTGTATATCGCGACCGGCAAGGACGAATACCGTACCCGCGCCCTCGCCGCCGCGCCTGGCGTGCAGACGGAACCCGGCTGGGCCGATGTCCGTCCGCTCGGCTGGATCTCGCTCGCGCAACAGCGCGCGCGTTTGAAGAAGCCCGACGACGCCGACGAAGCCCGCCGCCAGATCCTCGCCGCGGCCGACAAGCTGCTGGCGCGCTGGCAGGCATCGCCGGCCCGCCTGTCCCTGGCGAAGTCCGACTTCGTCTGGGGCAGCAACGCCGTGGTGCTGAACCAGGCCATGATGCTCGTGCAGGCCTACCGGCTCACGCACAAGGCCGACTATCTGAACGCGGCGCAATCGGCGCTCGACTACACGCTGGGCCGCAATCCGCTCGGCATGAGTTATGTGACGGGCTTCGGCGCGCACCCGGCCATGCATCCGCACCACCGGCCGTCGGAAGCGGACGGCATTGCCGCGCCGGTGCCGGGCTGGCTCGTGGGCGGACCGAACCCGGGCCAGCAGGACGCCAAGGATTGCCGCGTCGCGTACGCGTCGAAGCTGCCGGCCCTGTCCTACCTCGACATTGCGTGCAGCTACGCCAGCAACGAAGTCGCCATCAACTGGAACGCGCCGCTCGTGTATGTGGCGGCGGCGCTGCAGTCGCTGGAGCGCTGA
- a CDS encoding alpha/beta hydrolase family protein, translated as MQIRFDAALLAAVLAAPAFAAAPPTPPIPRAVVADPPRYAAHPARNRQVLILSHGEGMNALFMLAAGAGPKPTMLLLHGLPGNEQNLDLAQAARRAGWNVLTLHYRGSWGSPGRFTLAGAGEDVDAAMAFLRQPGTVAQYGIDTRRVVIAGHSMGAFFAARYAAAHDDVAGVVLIDPWNVGASGKQVAAHPETRQDAIAAMGDDFGNSLAGTDAARLMTEVERHANDWELADAVPALARKPVLIVAAEYGNAAQVAPLTAALKAQRGARVRAVTLPSDHAFADRRIGLAGVAVDWLDRLRAASPK; from the coding sequence ATGCAGATACGCTTCGATGCCGCCCTCCTCGCCGCCGTCCTTGCCGCCCCGGCCTTCGCCGCGGCGCCGCCCACGCCACCGATACCACGCGCCGTCGTCGCCGATCCGCCGCGCTATGCCGCCCACCCGGCGCGCAACCGCCAGGTGCTGATCCTCTCGCACGGCGAAGGCATGAATGCACTGTTCATGCTGGCCGCGGGCGCCGGGCCGAAGCCGACGATGCTGCTGCTGCACGGCCTGCCCGGCAACGAACAGAACCTCGACCTCGCCCAGGCCGCGCGCCGCGCCGGCTGGAACGTCCTGACCCTGCACTACCGCGGCAGTTGGGGATCGCCCGGCCGCTTCACCCTCGCCGGCGCCGGCGAGGACGTCGACGCCGCGATGGCTTTCCTGCGCCAGCCCGGCACGGTCGCGCAGTACGGCATCGATACGCGCCGCGTCGTCATCGCGGGCCACAGCATGGGCGCCTTCTTCGCCGCGCGCTACGCGGCCGCGCACGACGACGTCGCGGGCGTCGTGCTGATCGATCCGTGGAACGTGGGCGCGTCCGGCAAGCAGGTGGCGGCGCACCCGGAAACGCGCCAGGACGCCATCGCGGCCATGGGGGACGATTTCGGCAACAGCCTGGCCGGCACCGATGCCGCCCGCCTGATGACGGAAGTGGAACGCCATGCGAACGACTGGGAGCTGGCCGACGCGGTGCCCGCGCTGGCACGCAAGCCCGTACTGATCGTCGCCGCGGAATACGGCAACGCGGCCCAGGTGGCGCCGCTCACGGCCGCGCTCAAGGCGCAGCGTGGCGCCCGGGTGCGGGCCGTCACGCTGCCCAGCGATCACGCGTTCGCCGACCGGCGCATCGGCCTGGCCGGCGTCGCCGTCGACTGGCTCGACCGACTGCGCGCGGCATCGCCGAAATGA
- a CDS encoding cytochrome c oxidase subunit II, translating into MEHARVPGVTSMQDALRAAGAQAGHIGDLWNGTLALCTFVFVAIVVATIIAVWCAPRADAATRPDTSSLDGPEHRIWCRIGWATGTSVAGLLVLLAGDVFTSRALARLPLRDAVNIELVGHQWWWEARYLDADASREFTTANELTIPVGRPVIVTLRADDVIHSLWVPNLGGKKDLIPGRTATLQLRADRAGTYRGQCAEFCGLEHALMALLVHAVPTSDYEAWAANQRGNARDPADAAARRGRDVFLGASCAKCHAVAGTPAQGRMGPDLTHLASRRTIAAGIFPNNRGHLAGWIADPQALKPGVNMPANTLPPDDLQALLTYLETLR; encoded by the coding sequence ATGGAACACGCGCGGGTGCCGGGCGTCACCAGCATGCAGGATGCCCTGCGCGCCGCCGGCGCCCAGGCCGGGCACATCGGCGACCTGTGGAACGGCACGCTGGCCCTGTGCACGTTCGTGTTCGTGGCTATCGTTGTCGCGACGATCATCGCCGTCTGGTGCGCCCCGCGGGCCGATGCCGCGACGCGGCCCGACACATCGTCGCTGGATGGCCCTGAGCACCGGATCTGGTGCCGCATCGGCTGGGCGACGGGGACCTCCGTTGCCGGTCTGCTCGTGCTGCTCGCCGGCGACGTGTTCACGAGCCGCGCGCTGGCCCGCCTGCCGCTGCGGGACGCCGTCAACATCGAACTGGTCGGGCACCAGTGGTGGTGGGAGGCGCGCTATCTCGACGCCGACGCGTCGCGCGAATTCACGACGGCGAACGAGCTGACGATTCCCGTCGGCCGGCCCGTCATCGTCACCTTGCGCGCCGATGACGTGATCCACTCGCTGTGGGTGCCGAATCTGGGGGGCAAGAAGGACCTGATCCCGGGCCGCACGGCGACCCTGCAACTGCGCGCGGACCGCGCCGGCACCTACCGCGGCCAGTGCGCCGAATTCTGCGGCCTGGAACACGCGCTGATGGCGCTGCTCGTGCATGCCGTGCCGACCTCCGACTACGAGGCCTGGGCCGCGAACCAACGGGGGAACGCGCGCGATCCCGCGGACGCCGCCGCGCGCCGCGGCCGCGACGTGTTCCTCGGCGCGAGCTGCGCGAAGTGCCACGCGGTGGCCGGCACGCCCGCGCAGGGGCGCATGGGGCCGGACCTCACGCACCTGGCGTCGCGCCGGACGATCGCCGCCGGCATCTTCCCCAACAACCGTGGCCACCTCGCGGGCTGGATCGCCGATCCGCAGGCGCTCAAGCCCGGGGTGAACATGCCGGCCAACACCTTGCCCCCCGACGACCTGCAGGCGCTGCTGACCTACCTGGAGACCCTGCGATGA
- a CDS encoding polysaccharide deacetylase family protein: MKPRILLCALLFAGASGAFAGDRFDVAFTADDLPSHGALPAGMTRVGIAQAHVDTLKTHGVPEAWGFVNAAALGKEADSEAALDVWRRAGYPLGNHAYTHMGLSQAPSLEAWEADVRANEPALEKHMAGHDWHVLRYPFLDAGGVGARHDGALDWLTKRGYRIADVSLGFDDWAYTDTYARCVAKGDQAAIDGMKASYYRRVDQQLARTKAMSQRVYGRMIPQVLLTHMGGWSTVTLPEVMKRMDAAGAHYVTLDRAQSDAAYRMPGPRAGNGALMERRAQDAGIDLSGLPEVEPVGNLDALCR, translated from the coding sequence TTGAAACCACGTATCTTGTTGTGCGCTCTGCTGTTCGCCGGCGCATCCGGCGCCTTCGCTGGCGATCGTTTCGACGTCGCCTTCACGGCCGACGACCTGCCGTCCCATGGCGCACTGCCGGCCGGCATGACCCGGGTCGGCATCGCCCAGGCGCACGTCGACACGCTGAAGACACACGGCGTGCCGGAAGCATGGGGCTTCGTCAATGCCGCGGCCCTCGGCAAGGAAGCGGACAGCGAGGCGGCGCTGGACGTCTGGCGCCGCGCCGGCTACCCGCTCGGCAACCATGCCTACACCCACATGGGGCTGTCGCAGGCGCCGTCGCTGGAGGCCTGGGAAGCGGATGTGCGCGCGAACGAGCCCGCGCTGGAAAAGCATATGGCCGGCCATGACTGGCACGTGCTGCGCTACCCCTTCCTCGACGCGGGCGGCGTCGGCGCGCGCCACGACGGCGCATTGGACTGGCTGACGAAGCGCGGCTACCGCATCGCCGACGTCAGCCTCGGCTTCGACGACTGGGCGTACACGGACACGTATGCGCGCTGCGTCGCGAAAGGGGACCAGGCCGCGATCGACGGCATGAAGGCGAGCTACTACCGCCGCGTCGACCAGCAGCTGGCGCGCACGAAGGCCATGTCGCAGCGCGTGTACGGCCGCATGATTCCGCAGGTGCTGCTCACGCACATGGGCGGGTGGAGCACCGTGACCTTGCCAGAGGTGATGAAGCGCATGGATGCGGCGGGCGCGCATTACGTGACGCTGGACCGCGCGCAGTCGGACGCGGCGTACCGCATGCCCGGCCCGCGCGCGGGCAACGGCGCGCTGATGGAGCGCCGCGCACAGGACGCGGGCATCGACCTGTCCGGGCTCCCGGAGGTCGAACCGGTCGGGAATCTGGACGCGCTGTGCCGCTGA